The following coding sequences lie in one Pseudomonas sp. SL4(2022) genomic window:
- the ccmI gene encoding c-type cytochrome biogenesis protein CcmI: MIEFWLCAGLLLLTALAFLLIPVLRARKVQAEEDRTALNVTLYQERLLDLQSQHAAGALNAEQLASGRDEAARELLADTEGALAQPTQRKLGSTVPLIAALLMPLLGYGLYQHWGAIGDVERAQVFAAQPKTIEEMTARLEAAVKSNPESAESWYFLGRTYMAQERAADAVVAFERAVGVAGREPELLGQWAQALYFAGDKQWTAQLQALTDEALKADPAEVTSLGLLGIAAYESGQFQKAIGHWQQLVAVLPAEDPSRQAIQGGIERAQEQLGEPATQSTQATSPGLTVRVELAPALQAKVQPGDAVFVFARAVSGPPMPLAVKRLSVADLPAEVSLSDSDAMMPQLKISGFEQVQLVARISRSGNATVGEWIGSSQALASKTTELQQLVIDSADSQTP, from the coding sequence ATGATTGAATTCTGGTTGTGCGCCGGTCTGCTGTTGCTGACGGCCCTGGCGTTTCTGCTGATCCCGGTGCTGCGTGCACGCAAGGTCCAGGCTGAGGAAGACCGTACGGCACTTAACGTGACTCTTTATCAGGAGCGCTTACTGGATCTGCAAAGCCAGCACGCTGCCGGGGCGCTGAATGCTGAGCAGTTGGCCAGTGGCCGTGACGAGGCTGCTCGCGAGCTGCTCGCGGATACTGAGGGTGCGCTGGCACAGCCGACCCAGCGCAAGCTGGGCAGCACGGTCCCGTTGATTGCCGCGCTGCTGATGCCGCTGCTGGGTTATGGCCTTTATCAGCATTGGGGCGCTATTGGGGATGTTGAGCGCGCACAGGTTTTTGCAGCGCAGCCGAAGACCATCGAGGAAATGACCGCACGCTTGGAGGCCGCAGTAAAGAGCAACCCTGAGTCGGCGGAAAGCTGGTACTTCCTGGGGCGTACCTATATGGCGCAGGAACGTGCCGCCGACGCCGTCGTGGCGTTTGAGCGCGCTGTCGGAGTGGCCGGGCGTGAGCCGGAGTTGCTCGGGCAGTGGGCACAGGCGCTGTATTTCGCCGGTGACAAGCAGTGGACCGCGCAATTGCAGGCGTTGACAGATGAAGCACTGAAAGCCGATCCGGCGGAGGTCACCAGCCTGGGGCTGTTAGGGATTGCGGCCTATGAAAGCGGCCAGTTCCAGAAAGCCATCGGTCATTGGCAGCAGCTGGTAGCGGTGTTGCCGGCGGAAGACCCGTCTCGCCAGGCCATTCAGGGTGGGATTGAGCGTGCTCAGGAGCAATTGGGCGAGCCCGCCACTCAGTCAACACAAGCTACCTCTCCAGGCCTGACGGTACGGGTCGAGCTGGCCCCGGCGCTGCAGGCCAAGGTGCAGCCGGGTGATGCAGTGTTTGTCTTCGCTCGTGCCGTTTCCGGGCCGCCGATGCCATTGGCGGTCAAGCGCCTGAGCGTGGCTGACCTGCCGGCTGAAGTCAGCCTGTCAGACAGCGATGCGATGATGCCGCAGCTGAAAATCTCCGGGTTCGAGCAAGTGCAGCTGGTCGCGCGTATCTCGCGCAGTGGCAACGCCACGGTCGGTGAATGGATCGGCAGCAGCCAGGCGCTGGCGAGCAAGACCACCGAGTTGCAGCAGCTTGTGATCGACAGCGCCGACAGCCAAACACCGTGA
- a CDS encoding VacJ family lipoprotein produces the protein MAKPLSLALFVGLLLGSHLANAEHSVDADGFKRPLQHLQFNPGLDEREFERSTLTALNVYDPLESWNRRVYHFNYRFDEWVFLPIVDGYRYITPTLVQSGVSNFFSNLGDVPSLLNSALQLKGKRTMQTTARLLLNTTIGVAGLWDPATRMGLPKQKEDFGQTLGFYGTPAGPYLMLPLLGPSNLRDTGGLVADFTVKNQVNWLNVAEASVSHPEITLLEVVDQRSTVNFRYGQLNSPFEYEKIRFFYHESRKLQIAE, from the coding sequence GTGGCTAAGCCTCTTTCCCTTGCCCTGTTCGTGGGCCTGCTGCTGGGCAGCCACCTGGCCAATGCCGAGCACAGCGTCGACGCCGATGGTTTCAAGCGTCCACTGCAGCACTTGCAGTTCAACCCAGGGCTGGATGAACGCGAATTCGAGCGTTCGACCCTCACCGCCTTGAACGTCTATGACCCTCTGGAGTCATGGAACCGGCGCGTGTACCACTTCAACTATCGCTTCGATGAGTGGGTGTTCCTGCCGATTGTCGATGGCTACCGCTATATCACCCCAACCCTGGTGCAAAGCGGTGTCAGCAACTTCTTCAGCAACCTGGGCGATGTGCCCAGCCTGCTCAACAGCGCCTTGCAGCTTAAGGGCAAGCGCACCATGCAGACCACCGCACGGCTGCTGCTCAATACCACGATTGGCGTGGCCGGTCTGTGGGACCCTGCCACGCGCATGGGCCTGCCCAAACAGAAGGAAGACTTCGGCCAGACCCTCGGCTTTTACGGCACACCGGCTGGGCCATACCTGATGCTGCCATTGCTCGGCCCCTCGAACCTGCGCGACACCGGCGGACTGGTGGCGGACTTTACAGTGAAAAACCAGGTCAACTGGCTGAACGTTGCCGAGGCCAGTGTCAGCCACCCGGAAATCACCCTGCTGGAAGTCGTAGACCAGCGCTCCACGGTAAATTTCCGCTACGGCCAGCTCAACTCGCCCTTCGAATACGAGAAAATCCGCTTCTTCTACCACGAGTCACGCAAGCTGCAGATCGCCGAGTAA
- a CDS encoding serine/threonine protein kinase — translation MLPVPRLLALLSCLALTASVSAADIDASSYGYPLHNALEATLATTPPELRPALPTDADIDQADYQAKLRPEREFEVPENFWPVTKMRYRLAKQSGEAPLIFIIAGTGAHYASSTPEYLKKLFYGAGYHVVQLSSPTSYDFMTAASRFATPGISRDDADDLYRAMQAVRAQHPRLKVSEFHLTGYSLGALHAAFVSELDETRGSFNFKRVLLLNPPVNLYTSISNLDRLVQTRVKGIDNSTTFYELVLGKLTRYFQDKGYVDINDALLYDFQNSKEKLSDEQMAMLIGAAFRFSSADIAFTSDLINRRGLITPISYPIKEGTSLTPFFKRALQCDFDCYLTEQVIPMWRARYDGGSLAQLIDQVSLYALTGYLKNSRKIAVMHNADDVILGPGDLGYLRSTFGERLTVYPLGGHCGNLNYRVNSDAMLEFFRG, via the coding sequence ATGTTGCCTGTCCCTCGTCTGCTTGCCCTGCTCAGTTGCCTGGCCCTGACTGCCTCAGTCAGCGCGGCTGATATCGACGCCAGTAGCTATGGCTACCCCCTGCATAATGCGCTCGAAGCCACACTGGCGACCACCCCGCCCGAACTGAGACCTGCACTGCCCACCGATGCGGACATCGACCAGGCGGATTACCAAGCCAAACTGCGACCGGAGCGTGAGTTCGAGGTCCCGGAGAATTTCTGGCCGGTCACCAAGATGCGCTATCGCCTGGCCAAGCAATCAGGCGAGGCGCCATTGATCTTTATCATTGCCGGTACGGGTGCGCATTACGCCAGCAGCACCCCGGAATACCTGAAGAAACTGTTCTACGGTGCGGGTTATCACGTGGTACAGCTGTCATCCCCCACCAGCTATGACTTCATGACGGCCGCGTCGCGGTTTGCCACACCCGGTATCAGCCGCGATGACGCCGACGACCTGTACCGCGCGATGCAAGCTGTGCGGGCGCAGCATCCACGCCTGAAAGTCAGTGAATTCCACCTCACCGGTTACAGCCTGGGCGCGCTGCATGCCGCCTTTGTCAGTGAGCTGGACGAAACTCGGGGCAGCTTCAACTTTAAACGCGTGTTGCTGCTCAACCCACCGGTCAACCTCTACACCTCGATCAGTAACCTGGATCGCCTGGTGCAGACACGGGTCAAGGGCATTGATAACAGCACCACGTTCTACGAATTGGTGCTGGGAAAACTAACTCGCTATTTCCAGGACAAGGGTTATGTCGATATCAACGACGCCCTGCTTTATGACTTTCAGAACTCCAAGGAAAAACTCAGCGATGAGCAGATGGCCATGCTCATTGGTGCCGCCTTTCGCTTTTCCTCGGCCGATATCGCCTTCACCTCCGACCTGATCAACCGTCGCGGGCTGATTACCCCGATCAGCTATCCAATCAAGGAAGGCACCAGCCTGACCCCCTTCTTCAAGCGTGCCCTGCAATGCGACTTTGACTGCTATCTGACCGAACAGGTCATTCCCATGTGGCGAGCCCGTTATGACGGCGGCAGCCTGGCGCAACTGATTGATCAGGTCAGCCTGTATGCCCTGACCGGCTACCTGAAAAACAGCCGCAAAATTGCCGTGATGCACAACGCTGATGATGTGATCCTCGGCCCCGGCGACCTTGGCTACCTGCGCAGCACCTTTGGTGAGCGGCTGACGGTGTACCCGCTGGGTGGCCATTGCGGCAACCTCAACTACCGCGTCAACAGCGACGCCATGCTGGAGTTCTTCCGTGGCTAA
- a CDS encoding beta (1-6) glucans synthase, translated as MPATSRFPAAPYALAFLFGLLALSGLWFGIGQPVELADAATPTHKLQCASYTPFDKDQSPFDKPMQLRPERMEADLALLAERFECLRTYSVTGLEELPNMARKHGLKLIAGAWVSRNPADTAVEIAGLVKMANAHPDVIQSVIVGNEALLRKEVTAEQLVALIEQVKAQIQQPVTYADVWEFWLKHPEVAPAVDFITIHLLPYWEDNPAGIETALHEVAEVRQTFGNAYAPKDILIGETGWPSEGRQRETAVPSLINQAKFIRGFVAMAEQNGWRYNLIEAFDQPWKRVSEGAVGGYWGLYDADRQDKSILAGPVSNLPHWPVWLATSLILFMATLLFAGRPQSSRAALLLPLLAALAATCIGLFAELTLVTSRYLGEWLWSAALITLNLLVLAHAALQLSQASGWRLQLRQWLSSKAALWLVLSGFAGAVMMLALVMDARYRSFPSAALLLPAVVYLCQPVSGYRREVALLALLIGAGIAPQLYQETFSNLQALGWALTSALLVSALWRSLRAKPQTA; from the coding sequence ATGCCAGCCACTTCCCGTTTCCCTGCTGCACCCTACGCCTTGGCCTTCCTGTTCGGTTTGCTCGCCCTTTCAGGGCTCTGGTTTGGTATTGGCCAACCCGTTGAACTGGCCGATGCCGCCACGCCAACGCACAAACTGCAATGCGCCTCCTATACGCCGTTCGACAAAGATCAGTCGCCCTTCGATAAGCCCATGCAACTGCGGCCAGAGCGAATGGAAGCGGACCTGGCCTTGCTGGCCGAACGCTTCGAGTGCCTGCGCACCTACTCGGTGACCGGCCTGGAAGAGCTGCCGAACATGGCCCGCAAGCACGGCTTGAAGCTGATTGCTGGCGCCTGGGTCAGCCGCAACCCGGCCGACACCGCCGTAGAGATTGCTGGCTTGGTGAAAATGGCCAACGCCCATCCCGATGTGATCCAGTCGGTCATCGTCGGCAACGAGGCCCTGCTGCGCAAGGAGGTCACAGCCGAGCAACTGGTGGCGCTGATTGAGCAGGTCAAGGCACAGATCCAGCAGCCGGTAACCTATGCCGATGTCTGGGAGTTCTGGCTCAAACACCCCGAAGTTGCTCCTGCGGTGGACTTCATCACCATCCACCTGCTGCCTTACTGGGAAGATAACCCGGCCGGCATCGAAACAGCATTGCATGAAGTGGCAGAAGTGCGACAGACCTTCGGTAACGCCTATGCCCCCAAGGACATCCTGATCGGCGAAACCGGCTGGCCCAGCGAAGGCCGTCAGCGCGAAACAGCCGTACCCAGCCTGATCAACCAGGCCAAATTCATCCGTGGTTTTGTCGCCATGGCCGAACAGAATGGCTGGCGCTACAACCTGATCGAGGCCTTCGACCAGCCCTGGAAGCGCGTCAGCGAAGGCGCGGTAGGCGGTTATTGGGGGCTGTATGACGCTGACCGCCAGGACAAGTCAATCCTCGCCGGGCCGGTTTCCAACCTACCGCATTGGCCGGTCTGGTTGGCCACCAGCCTGATTCTGTTTATGGCCACGCTGCTGTTTGCCGGCCGCCCACAATCGAGCCGCGCTGCCCTGCTGCTGCCCCTGCTGGCTGCGCTGGCCGCTACCTGCATCGGCCTGTTTGCAGAGCTGACGCTGGTGACCAGCCGCTACCTGGGCGAATGGTTGTGGAGTGCAGCGCTGATAACGCTCAACCTGCTGGTACTGGCCCATGCGGCCCTGCAACTCAGCCAGGCCAGCGGCTGGCGCTTGCAGCTTCGCCAATGGTTAAGCAGCAAGGCAGCGCTGTGGCTGGTGCTGAGCGGTTTTGCCGGAGCGGTGATGATGCTGGCGCTGGTGATGGACGCGCGCTACCGCAGCTTCCCCAGCGCCGCGCTGCTGCTGCCGGCAGTGGTTTACCTGTGCCAGCCCGTCAGCGGCTACCGCCGCGAAGTGGCGCTGTTGGCCCTGCTGATTGGTGCGGGTATCGCCCCGCAGCTGTATCAGGAAACCTTCAGCAACCTGCAGGCCCTAGGCTGGGCACTGACCAGCGCCCTGCTGGTCAGTGCACTATGGCGCAGCCTGCGAGCCAAGCCGCAAACCGCCTGA
- a CDS encoding DUF2061 domain-containing protein produces MLKTLTFTLMHFCIAFGVTYALTGSVAASGLVAAIEPLCNSVGFYFHEKVWQRFEGRTSQTATQPKHAWLHHQA; encoded by the coding sequence ATGCTCAAGACACTGACATTTACCCTGATGCATTTCTGCATTGCCTTCGGTGTTACCTACGCACTGACCGGCAGCGTTGCCGCCAGTGGGTTGGTGGCCGCCATCGAACCGCTGTGCAACTCGGTGGGTTTCTACTTCCACGAGAAGGTCTGGCAGCGTTTCGAGGGGCGTACCTCACAAACGGCCACGCAGCCCAAACATGCCTGGTTGCATCACCAGGCATAA
- a CDS encoding amino acid aminotransferase, protein MSLFSAVEMAPRDPILGLNEAFNADTRATKVNLGVGVYYNEEGRIPLLRAVAEAEKARIEAHAPRGYLPIEGIAAYDSAVQKLLLGADSELIAADRVITTQAVGGTGALKTGADFLKRLLPNTVVAISDPSWENHRALFESAGFPVQNYRYYDAASHGINRAGMLEDLKNLPVRSVVVLHACCHNPTGVDLSLDDWKAVLDVLREREHVPFLDIAYQGFGDGIEQDAFAVRLFAQAGIPFFVSSSFSKSFSLYGERVGALSIVTGSQEEAGRVLSQAKRVIRTNYSNPPTHGATVVASVLNSPELRALWEEELAGMRERIRGMRLAMVEQLAALNCKRDFGFVAQQRGMFSYSGLTAEQVERLKTEFGIYAVSTGRICVAALNQRNLPAVTQAIAQVL, encoded by the coding sequence ATGAGTCTGTTCTCTGCCGTCGAAATGGCTCCGCGCGACCCCATCCTGGGCCTCAACGAAGCATTCAACGCCGATACCCGTGCGACCAAAGTCAACCTGGGCGTGGGCGTTTACTACAACGAGGAAGGCCGCATTCCCTTGCTGCGTGCCGTCGCCGAAGCCGAGAAAGCCCGCATTGAAGCCCACGCCCCGCGCGGCTACCTGCCGATCGAAGGCATTGCTGCTTATGACAGCGCCGTGCAGAAACTGTTGCTGGGTGCCGACTCCGAATTGATTGCCGCTGACCGGGTAATCACCACCCAGGCTGTCGGCGGCACTGGCGCATTGAAAACCGGCGCGGATTTCCTCAAGCGCCTGCTGCCCAACACTGTGGTGGCGATCAGCGACCCAAGCTGGGAAAACCACCGCGCGCTGTTCGAGTCGGCGGGTTTCCCGGTACAGAACTACCGCTACTACGACGCCGCCAGCCACGGCATCAACCGCGCCGGCATGCTCGAAGACCTGAAGAACCTACCCGTCCGCTCGGTTGTTGTGCTGCATGCCTGCTGCCATAACCCGACCGGCGTCGACTTGTCGCTGGACGACTGGAAAGCCGTACTGGACGTACTGCGCGAGCGCGAGCATGTGCCATTCCTCGACATCGCCTACCAGGGCTTTGGCGACGGTATCGAGCAGGACGCCTTTGCCGTGCGTCTGTTTGCTCAAGCGGGTATCCCGTTCTTCGTCTCCAGCTCGTTCTCGAAATCCTTCTCGCTGTACGGCGAGCGCGTCGGCGCGCTGTCCATCGTCACCGGCAGCCAGGAAGAAGCCGGCCGCGTACTGTCGCAAGCCAAGCGCGTGATCCGCACCAACTACTCCAACCCACCGACCCACGGTGCCACCGTGGTCGCCAGCGTGCTCAACAGCCCTGAACTGCGCGCCCTATGGGAAGAAGAGCTGGCCGGCATGCGCGAGCGTATTCGCGGCATGCGCCTGGCCATGGTCGAGCAACTGGCAGCCCTGAACTGCAAACGCGATTTCGGCTTTGTCGCTCAGCAACGCGGCATGTTCTCCTACTCAGGCCTCACCGCCGAGCAAGTTGAACGGCTGAAAACCGAGTTCGGCATCTACGCCGTCAGTACCGGGCGCATCTGCGTGGCAGCGCTGAATCAGCGCAACCTGCCAGCAGTTACCCAGGCCATCGCCCAGGTACTCTGA
- the uvrB gene encoding excinuclease ABC subunit UvrB has product MSEFQLVTRFQPAGDQPEAIRQMVEGLEAGLAHQTLLGVTGSGKTFSIANVIAQVQRPTLVLAPNKTLAAQLYGEFKSFFPNNAVEYFVSYYDYYQPEAYVPSSDTFIEKDASINDHIEQMRLSATKALLERSDAIIVTTVSCIYGLGSPESYLKMVLHVDRGDKMDQRALLRRLADLQYTRNDMDFARATFRVRGDVIDIFPAESDLEAIRIELFDDEVESISAFDPLTGEVIRKLPRFTFYPKSHYVTPREVLLEAIEKIKIELAERLEYLRSNNKLVEAQRLEQRTRFDLEMILELGYCNGIENYSRYLSGRGPGEPPPTLYDYLPDQALLVIDESHVSVPQVGAMYKGDRSRKETLVEYGFRLPSALDNRPMRFEEWEAASPQTIFVSATPGPYEAEHAGRVIEQVVRPTGLVDPQIEVRPALTQVDDLLSEIHKRVAIEERVLVTTLTKRMAEDLTDYLGDHGVKVRYLHSDIDTVERVEIIRDLRIGAFDVLVGINLLREGLDMPEVSLVAILDADKEGFLRSERSLIQTIGRAARNLNGRAILYADRMTGSMERAIGETERRRNKQIAFNEANGITPKGVFKDVKDILEGAVVPGARSKKRKGMAQAAEESARYENELRSPSEITKRIRQLEEKMYALARDLEFEAAAQLRDEIQKLRDRLLQV; this is encoded by the coding sequence ATGTCCGAGTTTCAATTGGTCACCCGTTTCCAGCCGGCAGGCGATCAACCCGAGGCCATACGGCAGATGGTCGAAGGCCTGGAGGCGGGCCTTGCGCACCAGACGTTGCTCGGCGTAACGGGTTCGGGCAAGACCTTTTCCATCGCCAATGTGATTGCTCAGGTGCAGCGCCCGACGCTGGTGCTGGCGCCGAACAAGACCCTCGCCGCGCAGCTGTATGGCGAATTCAAGAGCTTCTTTCCGAACAACGCGGTGGAGTATTTCGTTTCCTACTACGACTACTACCAGCCGGAAGCCTATGTACCGTCCTCCGATACCTTTATCGAGAAGGACGCCTCGATCAACGACCATATCGAGCAGATGCGTTTGTCCGCGACTAAAGCGCTGTTGGAGCGGTCGGACGCGATCATCGTCACCACGGTGTCGTGCATCTACGGTTTGGGCAGCCCCGAGTCGTACCTGAAAATGGTGCTGCACGTCGATCGCGGCGACAAAATGGACCAGCGCGCCTTGCTGCGCCGCCTGGCCGACCTGCAATACACCCGCAATGACATGGACTTCGCCCGTGCCACCTTTCGTGTGCGCGGCGATGTGATCGACATTTTCCCGGCAGAGTCGGACCTGGAAGCCATTCGCATTGAGCTCTTTGATGATGAGGTGGAAAGCATATCGGCCTTCGATCCGCTGACGGGCGAAGTGATCCGCAAGTTGCCGCGTTTTACCTTCTATCCCAAGAGCCACTACGTCACCCCCCGTGAAGTGCTGCTGGAGGCTATCGAGAAGATCAAGATCGAGCTGGCTGAACGCCTGGAGTACCTGCGCAGCAACAACAAACTGGTGGAGGCGCAGCGCCTGGAACAGCGCACCCGGTTTGACCTGGAGATGATCCTTGAGCTGGGTTACTGCAACGGCATCGAAAACTACTCGCGTTACCTCTCCGGGCGTGGCCCTGGCGAGCCGCCACCGACGCTGTATGACTACCTGCCGGATCAGGCGTTGCTGGTGATCGATGAGTCCCACGTCTCGGTGCCACAGGTCGGTGCGATGTATAAGGGCGACCGTTCACGCAAGGAAACCCTGGTCGAGTACGGCTTCCGCCTGCCGTCGGCGCTGGACAACCGGCCGATGCGCTTTGAAGAATGGGAGGCCGCCAGCCCGCAGACCATCTTCGTTTCCGCCACGCCTGGGCCTTACGAGGCCGAGCATGCCGGGCGGGTGATCGAGCAGGTGGTGCGGCCGACCGGTCTGGTTGACCCGCAGATCGAGGTGCGCCCGGCGCTGACCCAGGTTGATGATCTGCTCTCGGAAATCCACAAGCGTGTGGCCATTGAAGAGCGCGTACTGGTCACCACGCTGACCAAGCGTATGGCTGAGGACCTGACTGATTATCTGGGCGATCACGGCGTCAAGGTGCGCTACCTGCACTCGGACATCGACACCGTGGAGCGGGTCGAGATCATTCGCGACCTGCGCATCGGTGCGTTCGATGTGTTGGTGGGCATCAACCTGCTGCGCGAAGGCCTGGATATGCCGGAAGTGTCGCTGGTGGCGATTCTCGATGCGGATAAGGAAGGCTTCCTGCGCAGCGAGCGTTCGCTGATCCAGACCATTGGCCGCGCCGCCCGTAACCTCAACGGGCGGGCAATTCTGTATGCCGACCGCATGACCGGTTCGATGGAGCGCGCCATCGGCGAAACCGAGCGGCGGCGCAACAAGCAGATCGCTTTCAACGAAGCCAATGGCATCACACCCAAGGGCGTGTTCAAGGACGTTAAGGACATCCTGGAAGGGGCCGTGGTGCCAGGCGCGCGCAGCAAGAAGCGCAAGGGCATGGCCCAAGCCGCCGAGGAAAGCGCGCGCTACGAGAACGAATTGCGCTCGCCGAGCGAGATCACCAAGCGCATTCGTCAGTTGGAAGAAAAGATGTACGCCCTGGCCCGCGACCTGGAGTTCGAAGCCGCGGCGCAGCTGCGTGATGAAATCCAGAAGCTGCGTGATCGACTGCTACAGGTCTGA
- a CDS encoding EamA family transporter: MSTPSRTRSLLLIVAFATLYIGWGTTYLANHFLLLEVPPFVIGSLRFSIAGLLALAWVLLSGQLHMQRSDWGGVLIGSLALIAVGQGALIYANQYLPTGMLAMLYTTLPLWSVALEWLLGEHPPLWVMCGLALACGGIVLLMNNGLDHSASIEQWFAGLLVVFATLLWAGGAWLMRQRPAFRSSWLGLSLQMLIGALLLALFGLWHGDWQALDLRAISSNAWLWLAYLVLPVSLGVYPAYFWLLREVRPSLVSTFAFVNPVVALLLGYLLLGERLSLLAMLACGITLGGVVLIIFGRR, from the coding sequence ATGTCCACACCATCACGCACCCGCAGCCTGCTGCTGATTGTCGCCTTTGCCACGCTCTATATCGGCTGGGGCACCACCTACCTGGCCAACCACTTTCTCCTACTGGAAGTGCCGCCGTTCGTCATCGGCAGCCTGCGCTTCTCGATTGCCGGCCTGCTCGCGCTGGCCTGGGTACTGCTCAGCGGTCAACTGCACATGCAGCGCAGTGACTGGGGCGGCGTACTGATTGGCAGCCTGGCCTTGATTGCGGTCGGCCAGGGGGCGCTGATCTACGCCAACCAGTATTTGCCGACCGGCATGCTGGCGATGCTCTACACCACGCTGCCACTGTGGAGCGTGGCACTGGAATGGCTGCTCGGGGAGCACCCGCCGCTGTGGGTGATGTGCGGCCTGGCGCTGGCCTGCGGCGGGATTGTGCTACTGATGAACAACGGCCTGGATCACAGCGCCTCCATCGAACAGTGGTTCGCCGGCCTGCTGGTGGTGTTTGCAACGCTGCTCTGGGCCGGCGGGGCCTGGCTGATGCGTCAGCGCCCAGCGTTTCGCTCCAGTTGGCTCGGCCTGAGCCTGCAGATGCTGATCGGCGCACTGCTGCTGGCCCTGTTCGGCCTGTGGCACGGCGACTGGCAAGCGCTGGACCTGCGCGCCATAAGCAGCAATGCCTGGTTGTGGCTGGCGTATCTGGTGCTACCTGTCAGCCTCGGCGTGTATCCGGCGTATTTCTGGCTGCTGCGCGAGGTGCGGCCGAGCCTGGTGTCGACCTTCGCCTTCGTCAACCCGGTAGTCGCGTTGTTGCTGGGCTACCTGCTGCTGGGCGAGCGCCTGAGCCTGCTGGCGATGCTGGCCTGTGGCATCACCCTCGGCGGTGTGGTGCTGATTATCTTCGGCCGACGTTAA
- the gltX gene encoding glutamate--tRNA ligase — MTTVRTRIAPSPTGDPHVGTAYIALFNLCFARQHGGEFILRIEDTDQVRSTRESEQQIYDALRWLGIEWSEGPDVGGPHGPYRQSERGHIYQKYSAELVEKGHAFHCFCSAERLDKVRAEQMEAKQTPRYDGHCMHLPADEVQQRLAADEPNVVRMKVPTEGVCVVPDMLRGEVEIPWDRMDMQVLMKTDGLPTYFLANVVDDHLMGITHVLRGEEWLPSAPKLILLYEYFGWDKPQLCYMPLLRNPDKSKLSKRKNPTSITFYERMGFLPQAMLNYLGRMGWSMPDEREKFSLDEMVEHFDINRVSLGGPIFDLEKLSWLNGQWMRELSVEEFAAGAQKWAFNSKYLMQIAPHVQGRVETFSQIAPLASFFFAGGVAPDAALFEHKKLSAEQVRQLMQLILWKLEALRQWEKDKITGCIQAVVEHLELKLRDAMPLMFAAVTGQASSVSVLDAMEILGPDLTRFRLRQAIELLGGVSKKENKEWEKLLAAIA; from the coding sequence ATGACCACCGTTCGTACCCGTATCGCGCCGTCGCCCACTGGTGATCCGCACGTAGGCACCGCCTATATCGCCCTGTTCAACCTGTGCTTTGCCCGTCAGCACGGTGGCGAATTTATCCTGCGTATCGAAGATACCGACCAGGTGCGCTCGACCCGAGAATCGGAACAACAGATTTACGACGCCCTGCGCTGGCTGGGCATCGAGTGGAGTGAAGGCCCTGACGTCGGCGGCCCGCACGGCCCGTATCGGCAGAGCGAGCGTGGACATATCTACCAGAAATACAGCGCCGAGCTGGTGGAGAAGGGCCATGCCTTCCACTGCTTCTGCAGCGCCGAACGCCTGGACAAGGTGCGTGCCGAGCAGATGGAAGCCAAGCAGACGCCACGTTACGACGGCCATTGCATGCACCTGCCTGCTGACGAAGTGCAACAGCGCTTGGCCGCTGACGAGCCGAATGTGGTGCGCATGAAAGTGCCGACCGAGGGCGTGTGCGTGGTGCCGGACATGCTGCGTGGCGAGGTCGAGATCCCGTGGGATCGCATGGACATGCAGGTGCTGATGAAGACCGATGGCCTGCCGACCTACTTCCTGGCCAACGTGGTTGACGATCACCTGATGGGTATCACTCACGTGCTGCGTGGTGAAGAATGGCTGCCGTCGGCGCCCAAACTCATCCTGCTTTATGAATACTTCGGTTGGGACAAGCCGCAGCTGTGCTACATGCCACTGCTGCGTAACCCGGACAAGAGCAAGCTGTCCAAGCGTAAGAACCCGACCTCGATCACCTTCTACGAGCGTATGGGCTTTCTGCCGCAGGCCATGCTCAACTACCTCGGCCGCATGGGCTGGTCGATGCCGGACGAGCGCGAGAAGTTCAGCCTCGACGAGATGGTCGAGCATTTCGACATCAATCGTGTGTCCCTCGGTGGGCCGATCTTCGACCTGGAGAAGCTGTCCTGGCTTAACGGTCAGTGGATGCGTGAATTGAGCGTCGAAGAGTTCGCCGCTGGCGCGCAGAAGTGGGCGTTCAACAGCAAGTACCTGATGCAGATCGCCCCGCATGTGCAGGGTCGGGTGGAAACCTTTAGCCAGATCGCACCATTGGCCAGCTTCTTTTTCGCCGGCGGGGTGGCACCGGATGCCGCGCTGTTCGAGCACAAAAAGCTCTCTGCCGAGCAGGTGCGTCAGCTGATGCAGTTGATCCTGTGGAAGCTTGAAGCGCTGCGTCAGTGGGAAAAAGACAAGATCACCGGCTGCATCCAGGCGGTGGTTGAGCACCTGGAACTGAAGCTGCGCGACGCCATGCCGCTGATGTTTGCCGCTGTAACCGGCCAAGCCAGTTCGGTGTCGGTGCTTGATGCCATGGAGATTCTCGGTCCGGACCTGACGCGCTTCCGCCTGCGTCAGGCCATCGAGCTGCTCGGTGGCGTATCGAAGAAAGAGAACAAAGAGTGGGAGAAGCTGCTGGCAGCTATTGCCTAA